From one Mangifera indica cultivar Alphonso unplaced genomic scaffold, CATAS_Mindica_2.1 Un_0064, whole genome shotgun sequence genomic stretch:
- the LOC123207171 gene encoding LOW QUALITY PROTEIN: beta-galactosidase 16-like (The sequence of the model RefSeq protein was modified relative to this genomic sequence to represent the inferred CDS: inserted 1 base in 1 codon) — MVKMWCLFALLLLMATGGCHGGEVTYDGRSLIIDGHHKILFSGSIHYPRSTPEMWPSLIAKAKGGGLDVIQTLVFWNLHEPQPGQFDFNGRRDLVRFIKEVQAQGLYVCLRIGPFIEGEWGYGGLPFWLHDVPGIVFRSDNEPFKFHMQRYAAMIVNMMKAERLYASQGGPIILSQIENEYGMIEAAFHEKGPPYVRWAAKMAVDLRTGVPWVMCKQDDAPDPVINTCNGRRCGETFAGPNSPNKPAIWTENWTSFYQVYGEEAKXWSAEDIAFQVALFIAKMKGSYVNYYMYHGGTNFGRAASAYVLTGYYDQAPLDEYGLLRQPKWGHLKELHAAIKLCLKPLISGVNFTMNLGKNRQVYIFEESSDCAAFLVNRDKKQNATVHFRNLSYELPPLSISILPDCKTVAFNTAKVSTQYGTRSMKPSQNLYSTENWEEYKEVIPSYDDTCFRASILLEQMNITKDVSDYLWYNFRFKHESSQAQTLLKVTTLGHVLLAFINGAFVGSAHGSHRNGSFTLEKTVPLSNGTNYVSLLSAMVGLPDSGAHLERRAAGLRSVSIQGEQEFKDFSNYSWGYQVGLLGEKLQVYTDFGSRQVEWSSYGSSTHQPLTWYKTLFDAPPGNDPVALNLVSMGKGEAWVNGQSIGRYWVSFLTPKGSPSQTWYNVPRSFLKPTGNLLVLLEEQNGYPPGISVDTISISKVCSHVSDTHLPPVASRRGHNQSLPQHKKQQGLRPEVQLSCSPRRKISRILFASFGNPYGDCENYAIGSCHSSNSKAIVEEACLGKRKCRVPIGSWKFHGDPCPGIHKALLVDAECT, encoded by the exons ATGGTGAAGATGTGGTGTTTGTTTGCTCTGTTGTTGTTGATGGCAACCGGTGGCTGTCATGGCGGCGAAGTAACCTATGATGGAAGATCTTTGATCATTGATGGGCATCATAAAATTCTCTTCTCAGGCTCTATTCACTATCCTCGAAGTACTCCAGAG ATGTGGCCATCTTTAATAGCTAAGGCAAAAGGAGGAGGACTGGATGTGATACAGACTCTCGTGTTTTGGAACCTCCATGAGCCCCAACCAGGCCAG TTTGATTTCAATGGAAGACGTGATTTAGTGAGGTTCATCAAGGAAGTTCAAGCACAAGGCTTATATGTGTGCCTTAGGATTGGACCCTTTATTGAGGGTGAATGGGGCTATGG AGGCCTTCCATTTTGGTTGCATGATGTTCCAGGCATTGTCTTTAGATCTGACAACGAGCCATTCAAG TTTCATATGCAAAGATATGCAGCAATGATAGTAAACATGATGAAAGCGGAGAGGCTATATGCTTCACAAGGAGGGCCGATTATACTATCGCAG ATCGAAAACGAATATGGAATGATAGAAGCAGCTTTTCATGAGAAAGGGCCCCCATATGTCCGGTGGGCTGCAAAAATGGCAGTGGATCTTCGAACAGGAGTTCCATGGGTGATGTGTAAGCAAGATGATGCTCCTGACCCTGTG ATCAACACATGTAACGGAAGAAGGTGTGGAGAAACATTTGCAGGACCTAACTCACCAAATAAGCCAGCAATATGGACAGAAAACTGGACTAGTTT CTATCAAGTATATGGTGAAGAAGCAA AATGGTCAGCTGAAGACATAGCATTTCAGGTTGCGCTTTTCATTGCCAAGATGAAAGGAAGCTATGTGAATTATTACATG TATCATGGAGGAACAAATTTTGGAAGAGCAGCCTCTGCATATGTACTGACAGGTTATTATGATCAAGCTCCTCTAGATGAGTATG GTCTGCTTAGGCAACCAAAGTGGGGTCACCTTAAGGAATTGCATGCTGCAATAAAGCTGTGCTTAAAGCCTCTGATTTCTGGTGTAAATTTTACCATGAATTTGGGAAAGAACAG ACAGGTCTATATCTTTGAAGAAAGTTCAGATTGTGCTGCCTTTCTTGTGAACAGAGATAAAAAACAGAATGCCACAGTCCATTTTCGAAATCTGTCTTATGAATTACCTCCATTGTCGATCAGTATCCTACCAGATTGCAAGACTGTAGCCTTCAACACTGCAAAG GTGAGCACTCAATATGGTACAAGATCAATGAAACCAAGCCAAAACTTATACTCAACTGAAAACTGGGAAGAATATAAAGAAGTTATTCCTTCTTATGATGACACTTGCTTCAGAGCAAGCATATTGCTAGAGCAAATGAATATAACCAAGGATGTGTCTGATTATCTTTGGTACAATTTCAG ATTTAAGCATGAATCCTCCCAGGCCCAAACATTACTGAAAGTGACCACCCTTGGACATGTTTTGCTTGCATTTATAAATGGAGCATTTGTTG gCTCTGCACATGGAAGTCACAGAAATGGAAGTTTCACTCTGGAGAAAACTGTTCCTCTATCAAATGGAACAAACTATGTCTCCTTACTTAGTGCAATGGTTGGATTGCCG GACTCAGGAGCACACCTTGAGAGAAGGGCTGCTGGATTACGTAGCGTGAGCATTCAAGGTGAACAGGAATTCAAAGATTTCAGTAATTATTCATGGGGTTACCAG GTTGGCCTGTTAGGCGAGAAACTACAAGTTTACACAGATTTTGGATCAAGACAAGTTGAATGGAGTAGTTATGGAAGTTCTACTCATCAACCCCTAACATGGTACAAG ACACTGTTCGATGCACCTCCAGGAAATGACCCTGTTGCACTAAATCTTGTGTCCATGGGAAAAGGTGAAGCTTGGGTTAATGGGCAAAGTATTGGTCGATATTGGGTATCTTTCCTTACCCCAAAAGGCAGTCCTTCACAAACATG GTATAATGTACCTCGATCTTTCCTGAAACCTACTGGTAACCTTTTAGTGCTGCTGGAAGAACAAAATGGTTACCCTCCTGGGATATCAGTAGACACTAtatcaatctcaaaagtttGCAGTCATGTCTCCGATACACATCTGCCACCCGTGGCTTCCAGGAGGGGCCACAACCAAAGTCTACCGCAACACAAGAAGCAACAGGGTCTGAGGCCAGAAGTTCAGCTTAGTTGCTCTCCCAGAAGGAAAATTTCCAGGATTCTATTTGCCAGCTTTGGCAATCCTTATGGTGATTGCGAAAACTACGCCATTGGAAGCTGTCATTCTTCTAATTCTAAGGCCATTGTAGAGGAG GCTTGTCTTGGGAAGAGGAAATGTCGTGTACCCATTGGAAGCTGGAAGTTTCATGGGGACCCTTGTCCTGGAATTCATAAAGCTTTGTTGGTTGATGCAGAATGCACctga
- the LOC123207170 gene encoding proteasome subunit beta type-3-A-like, translated as MSIFEYNGSALVAMVGKNCFAIASDRRLGVQLQTIATDFQRIFKIHDRLYIGLSGLATDAQTLYQRLVFRHKLYQLREERDMKPETFASLVSALLYEKRFGPYFCQPVIAGLGDEDKPFICTMDSIGAKELAKDFVVAGTASESLYGACEAMFKPDMEPEQLFETVSQALLASVDRDCLSGWGGHVYIITPTEVKETILKGRMD; from the exons ATGTCG ATCTTCGAGTACAATGGTAGCGCCCTAGTGGCTATGGTGGGCAAGAACTGCTTCGCCATCGCCAGCGATCGCCGACTCGGAGTTCAGCTCCAAACAATTGCTACTGATTTTCagcgaatttttaaaattcatgatCGGCTTTATATAGGCCTCTCTGGACTCGCCACCGACGCTCAAACTCt atATCAACGGTTGGTGTTCCGTCATAAGTTGTATCAGCTGCGAGAAGAAAGAGACATGAAGCCCGAAACATTTGCTAGCCTTGTTTCTGCTCTACTTTATGAAAAAAG GTTTGGTCCATACTTTTGCCAACCTGTGATTGCTGGATTGGGGGATGAAGACAAGCCCTTTATCTGCACAATGGACTCAATTGGAGCCAA GGAGCTTGCtaaagattttgttgttgctGGTACTGCTTCAGAGTCCCTTTATGGTGCATGTGAGGCAATGTTCAAGCCTGACATG GAACCAGAGCAGTTGTTTGAGACTGTATCTCAAGCTTTGTTAGCATCTGTTGATCGTGACTGTCTGAGTGGTTGGGGAGGTCATGTCTACATTAT